In Malus sylvestris chromosome 15, drMalSylv7.2, whole genome shotgun sequence, a single genomic region encodes these proteins:
- the LOC126603693 gene encoding uncharacterized protein At1g32220, chloroplastic-like isoform X4, whose product MRTVVSRLIQSRSSLPRLFSVSESLKNGRYLTTDSNKVDEPFKVEEAETVNIPPPPTDKLLVLGGNGFVGSHVCREALDRGLSVASLSRSGRSKLHDLWANSVTWHQGNLLSPESLKDAFNGVTSVISCVGGFGSNSYMYKINGTANINAIRVAAEQGVKRFVYISAADFGVANYLLQGYYEGKRAAETELLTKFPYGGVILRPGFIYGTRSVGSLKIPLGVIGSPLEMLFQNTRPLSQLPLVGPLFTPPVNVTSVANVAVRAATDPVFPPGIVDVQGIQRYTQKK is encoded by the exons atgagGACGGTCGTGTCGCGGTTGATCCAATCAAGATCATCACTTCCAAGGCTCTT CAGTGTATCGGAATCACTGAAGAATGGTAGGTATCTAACAACAGACTCTAATAAGGTTGATGAACCcttcaaagttgaagaagctGAGACTGTCAACATTCCCCCTCCTCCAACTGATAAG TTGCTTGTCTTGGGTGGAAATGGATTTGTTGGCTCACATGTTTGTAGAGAAGCATTGGATCGGGGCTTGTCTGTCGCTAGCCTTAGCAG GTCTGGTAGgtcaaaattacatgatttgtGGGCCAACAGTGTGACCTGGCATCAAG GAAACCTTCTATCGCCTGAGTCATTAAAGGATGCTTTCAATGGTGTCACGTCCGTT ATATCCTGTGTTGGTGGGTTTGGCTCCAATTCTTACATGTATAAGATTAATGGGACTGCTAACATCAATGCAATTAGAGTTGCCGCTGAACAAG GCGTGAAAAGATTTGTTTATATCTCTGCTGCTGATTTTGGTGTGGCAAATTACTTACTGCAGGGATATTATGAGGGAAAG AGAGCTGCAGAGACAGAGCTACTAACCAAATTCCCATATGGAG GAGTGATTTTGAGGCCTGGATTTATATATGGGACTCGAAGTGTTGGGAGCCTGAAGATACCTCTTGGTGTAATTGGTTCTCCACTTGAGATG CTATTTCAAAACACGAGACCCCTGAGCCAGCTGCCGCTTGTTGGGCCTCTCTTTACTCCTCCAGTGAATGTAACCTCTGTGGCAAATGTTGCCGTTAGAGCAGCTACTGATCCTGTCTTCCCTCCTGGGATTGTAGATGTCCAGGGTATCCAGCGTTATACCCAGAAGAAGTAG
- the LOC126603693 gene encoding uncharacterized protein At1g32220, chloroplastic-like isoform X5 has protein sequence MRTVVSRLIQSRSSLPRLFVSESLKNGRYLTTDSNKVDEPFKVEEAETVNIPPPPTDKLLVLGGNGFVGSHVCREALDRGLSVASLSRSGRSKLHDLWANSVTWHQGNLLSPESLKDAFNGVTSVISCVGGFGSNSYMYKINGTANINAIRVAAEQGVKRFVYISAADFGVANYLLQGYYEGKRAAETELLTKFPYGGVILRPGFIYGTRSVGSLKIPLGVIGSPLEMLFQNTRPLSQLPLVGPLFTPPVNVTSVANVAVRAATDPVFPPGIVDVQGIQRYTQKK, from the exons atgagGACGGTCGTGTCGCGGTTGATCCAATCAAGATCATCACTTCCAAGGCTCTT TGTATCGGAATCACTGAAGAATGGTAGGTATCTAACAACAGACTCTAATAAGGTTGATGAACCcttcaaagttgaagaagctGAGACTGTCAACATTCCCCCTCCTCCAACTGATAAG TTGCTTGTCTTGGGTGGAAATGGATTTGTTGGCTCACATGTTTGTAGAGAAGCATTGGATCGGGGCTTGTCTGTCGCTAGCCTTAGCAG GTCTGGTAGgtcaaaattacatgatttgtGGGCCAACAGTGTGACCTGGCATCAAG GAAACCTTCTATCGCCTGAGTCATTAAAGGATGCTTTCAATGGTGTCACGTCCGTT ATATCCTGTGTTGGTGGGTTTGGCTCCAATTCTTACATGTATAAGATTAATGGGACTGCTAACATCAATGCAATTAGAGTTGCCGCTGAACAAG GCGTGAAAAGATTTGTTTATATCTCTGCTGCTGATTTTGGTGTGGCAAATTACTTACTGCAGGGATATTATGAGGGAAAG AGAGCTGCAGAGACAGAGCTACTAACCAAATTCCCATATGGAG GAGTGATTTTGAGGCCTGGATTTATATATGGGACTCGAAGTGTTGGGAGCCTGAAGATACCTCTTGGTGTAATTGGTTCTCCACTTGAGATG CTATTTCAAAACACGAGACCCCTGAGCCAGCTGCCGCTTGTTGGGCCTCTCTTTACTCCTCCAGTGAATGTAACCTCTGTGGCAAATGTTGCCGTTAGAGCAGCTACTGATCCTGTCTTCCCTCCTGGGATTGTAGATGTCCAGGGTATCCAGCGTTATACCCAGAAGAAGTAG
- the LOC126603693 gene encoding uncharacterized protein At1g32220, chloroplastic-like isoform X1 translates to MRTVVSRLIQSRSSLPRLFSVSESLKNGRYLTTDSNKVDEPFKVEEAETVNIPPPPTDKLLVLGGNGFVGSHVCREALDRGLSVASLSRSGRSKLHDLWANSVTWHQGNLLSPESLKDAFNGVTSVISCVGGFGSNSYMYKINGTANINAIRVAAEQGVKRFVYISAADFGVANYLLQGYYEGKRAAETELLTKFPYGGVILRPGFIYGTRSVGSLKIPLGVIGSPLEMLFQNTRPLSQLPLVGPLFTPPVNVTSVANVAVRAATDPVFPPGIVDVQGIQRYTQKK, encoded by the exons CAGTGTATCGGAATCACTGAAGAATGGTAGGTATCTAACAACAGACTCTAATAAGGTTGATGAACCcttcaaagttgaagaagctGAGACTGTCAACATTCCCCCTCCTCCAACTGATAAG TTGCTTGTCTTGGGTGGAAATGGATTTGTTGGCTCACATGTTTGTAGAGAAGCATTGGATCGGGGCTTGTCTGTCGCTAGCCTTAGCAG GTCTGGTAGgtcaaaattacatgatttgtGGGCCAACAGTGTGACCTGGCATCAAG GAAACCTTCTATCGCCTGAGTCATTAAAGGATGCTTTCAATGGTGTCACGTCCGTT ATATCCTGTGTTGGTGGGTTTGGCTCCAATTCTTACATGTATAAGATTAATGGGACTGCTAACATCAATGCAATTAGAGTTGCCGCTGAACAAG GCGTGAAAAGATTTGTTTATATCTCTGCTGCTGATTTTGGTGTGGCAAATTACTTACTGCAGGGATATTATGAGGGAAAG AGAGCTGCAGAGACAGAGCTACTAACCAAATTCCCATATGGAG GAGTGATTTTGAGGCCTGGATTTATATATGGGACTCGAAGTGTTGGGAGCCTGAAGATACCTCTTGGTGTAATTGGTTCTCCACTTGAGATG CTATTTCAAAACACGAGACCCCTGAGCCAGCTGCCGCTTGTTGGGCCTCTCTTTACTCCTCCAGTGAATGTAACCTCTGTGGCAAATGTTGCCGTTAGAGCAGCTACTGATCCTGTCTTCCCTCCTGGGATTGTAGATGTCCAGGGTATCCAGCGTTATACCCAGAAGAAGTAG
- the LOC126603693 gene encoding uncharacterized protein At1g32220, chloroplastic-like isoform X2: protein MRTVVSRLIQSRSSLPRLFVSESLKNGRYLTTDSNKVDEPFKVEEAETVNIPPPPTDKLLVLGGNGFVGSHVCREALDRGLSVASLSRSGRSKLHDLWANSVTWHQGNLLSPESLKDAFNGVTSVISCVGGFGSNSYMYKINGTANINAIRVAAEQGVKRFVYISAADFGVANYLLQGYYEGKRAAETELLTKFPYGGVILRPGFIYGTRSVGSLKIPLGVIGSPLEMLFQNTRPLSQLPLVGPLFTPPVNVTSVANVAVRAATDPVFPPGIVDVQGIQRYTQKK, encoded by the exons TGTATCGGAATCACTGAAGAATGGTAGGTATCTAACAACAGACTCTAATAAGGTTGATGAACCcttcaaagttgaagaagctGAGACTGTCAACATTCCCCCTCCTCCAACTGATAAG TTGCTTGTCTTGGGTGGAAATGGATTTGTTGGCTCACATGTTTGTAGAGAAGCATTGGATCGGGGCTTGTCTGTCGCTAGCCTTAGCAG GTCTGGTAGgtcaaaattacatgatttgtGGGCCAACAGTGTGACCTGGCATCAAG GAAACCTTCTATCGCCTGAGTCATTAAAGGATGCTTTCAATGGTGTCACGTCCGTT ATATCCTGTGTTGGTGGGTTTGGCTCCAATTCTTACATGTATAAGATTAATGGGACTGCTAACATCAATGCAATTAGAGTTGCCGCTGAACAAG GCGTGAAAAGATTTGTTTATATCTCTGCTGCTGATTTTGGTGTGGCAAATTACTTACTGCAGGGATATTATGAGGGAAAG AGAGCTGCAGAGACAGAGCTACTAACCAAATTCCCATATGGAG GAGTGATTTTGAGGCCTGGATTTATATATGGGACTCGAAGTGTTGGGAGCCTGAAGATACCTCTTGGTGTAATTGGTTCTCCACTTGAGATG CTATTTCAAAACACGAGACCCCTGAGCCAGCTGCCGCTTGTTGGGCCTCTCTTTACTCCTCCAGTGAATGTAACCTCTGTGGCAAATGTTGCCGTTAGAGCAGCTACTGATCCTGTCTTCCCTCCTGGGATTGTAGATGTCCAGGGTATCCAGCGTTATACCCAGAAGAAGTAG
- the LOC126603703 gene encoding transcription initiation factor TFIID subunit 10-like, which yields MNQNPNQNQNPNQNQNQQPSDGGRHEDDAALTDFLASLMDYTPTMPDELVEHYLAKSGFQCPDVRLIRLVAVATQKFVSEVATDALQQCKARQASIVKDKRDKQQKDKRLILTMEDLSRALREYGVNVKHQEYFADSPSTGMDPATREE from the exons ATGAACCAGAACCCAAATCAGAACCAGAACCCAAATCAGAACCAGAACCAGCAACCGAGCGACGGCGGAAGGCACGAGGATGACGCCGCCCTCACCGACTTCCTCGCCTCCTTGATGGACTACACCCCCACC ATGCCCGACGAGCTCGTGGAGCATTACTTGGCGAAAAGCGGCTTCCAATGCCCCGACGTTAGATT AATTAGGCTGGTAGCTGTCGCCACGCAAAAGTTTGTTTCTGAGGTCGCAACTGATGCTCTTCA GCAATGCAAAGCGAGGCAGGCTTCTATAGTCAAAGACAAAAGGGACAAACAACAAAAG GATAAGCGTCTAATATTGACAATGGAAGACCTGTCGAGAGCGTTGCGTGAG TATGGCGTTAATGTGAAGCACCAAGAATATTTTGCGGACAGCCCTTCGACTGGGATGGATCCTGCAACACGGGAAGAGTAA
- the LOC126603696 gene encoding glutamate receptor 2.6-like isoform X2, translated as MKFRKPTNLIICTFFFLVSLRMNISFAMMVKSQNTTIPVNVGVVFVHVADAAIATGFWTPRCGLAKGLNSTSKSNNDFVGQVFLGDYDALAAAPTIRANSSLYVDFTMPYTESGVAMVVRTKDYTSKNAWVFLKPLSWDLWSICLCFFIWTGLAVRVCLNDKSRLGVEKNSGHVWKEEFGS; from the exons atgaagtttagGAAACCAACCAACCTCATAATTTGTACCTTCTTCTTCCTGGTTTCTTTGAGAATGAATATTTCCTTCGCCATGATGGTGAAGTCGCAGAACACAACAATCCCAGTGAATGTTGGTGTGGTTTTTGTTCATGTTGCA GATGCAGCAATAGCAACTGGATTCTGGACACCACGATGTGGACTTGCGAAAGGATTGAATTCAACTTCCAAATCGAACAATGATTTCGTCGGTCAAGTTTTTCTTGGG GATTACGATGCTTTAGCCGCAGCCCCGACAATCAGAGCAAACAGTTCTTTGTATGTGGATTTCACAATGCCATACACGGAATCAGGTGTGGCGATGGTGGTGCGAACGAAAGATTACACGAGCAAAAATGCATGGGTTTTCTTGAAGCCTCTTTCATGGGATCTCTGGTCGATTTGTCTTTGCTTTTTCATCTGGACTGGTTTAGCG GTACGGGTATGTCTTAATGACAAGAGTCGCCTTGGTGTGGAGAAGAATTCGGGACATGTTTGGAAAGAAGAATTCGGGTCTTGA
- the LOC126603696 gene encoding glutamate receptor 2.2-like isoform X1 has protein sequence MKFRKPTNLIICTFFFLVSLRMNISFAMMVKSQNTTIPVNVGVVFVHVADAAIATGFWTPRCGLAKGLNSTSKSNNDFVGQVFLGDYDALAAAPTIRANSSLYVDFTMPYTESGVAMVVRTKDYTSKNAWVFLKPLSWDLWSICLCFFIWTGLAVSVLEHRINEEFRGPPSDQVGTIRFSGPILIAGVASSLALIISAASFFYRYGYVLMTRVALVWRRIRDMFGKKNSGLDAVESLPAAPASQTPQAIQITQI, from the exons atgaagtttagGAAACCAACCAACCTCATAATTTGTACCTTCTTCTTCCTGGTTTCTTTGAGAATGAATATTTCCTTCGCCATGATGGTGAAGTCGCAGAACACAACAATCCCAGTGAATGTTGGTGTGGTTTTTGTTCATGTTGCA GATGCAGCAATAGCAACTGGATTCTGGACACCACGATGTGGACTTGCGAAAGGATTGAATTCAACTTCCAAATCGAACAATGATTTCGTCGGTCAAGTTTTTCTTGGG GATTACGATGCTTTAGCCGCAGCCCCGACAATCAGAGCAAACAGTTCTTTGTATGTGGATTTCACAATGCCATACACGGAATCAGGTGTGGCGATGGTGGTGCGAACGAAAGATTACACGAGCAAAAATGCATGGGTTTTCTTGAAGCCTCTTTCATGGGATCTCTGGTCGATTTGTCTTTGCTTTTTCATCTGGACTGGTTTAGCGGTTAGTGTTCTTGAACACCGCATTAATGAAGAGTTTCGTGGTCCTCCCTCCGATCAAGTTGGCACAATAAGATTTTCAGGCCCCATACTCATTGCTGGGGTGGCTTCGTCATTAGCTCTCATCATATCTGCAGCCTCCTTCTTTTACAGGTACGGGTATGTCTTAATGACAAGAGTCGCCTTGGTGTGGAGAAGAATTCGGGACATGTTTGGAAAGAAGAATTCGGGTCTTGATGCCGTCGAGTCTTTGCCTGCAGCACCTGCTAGCCAAACCCCTCAAGCCATTCAAATCACACAGATCTAA
- the LOC126603686 gene encoding glutamate receptor 2.8-like: MELKKSINLFCSFFFLVSFSIHVSFVIGQKTQNRTIPVNVGVILDDPDSVRGKVRLSCIEMALSDFYSSHSSSRTRLVLSIRDSRKDVVDAAAAALDLIKNLQVQAIIGPTSSMQADFAIDLGDKAKVPIISFLATNPSLTSIQGSYFFRAAQNDASQVKAITAIIQAFGWREVVPIYVDNEFGEGILPSLVDALDEVQARVPYRSAIPPMATDDQLAAELYKLMTKQTRVFIVHMSPSLGSLLFTKAQEIGMMNESYVWIMTNGLTNHVSSLNSSIIKSMQGVLGVRTYVPKTEELIHFRVRWKRQFQQKNPSVVDVELDVFSIWAYDAAVALAMAVENVGTRNFGFVKTNASINSSSTDLITFGVSRNGPKLFESLSSTHFKGLAGDFSFVNGELQSSVFEIVNVNGDGAREIGFWTPESGLMKKFINPTNTKSVANSTSRSNMGSIIWPGDSTSVPKGWEIPTNDRKLRVGVPVKIGSPEFVKVVRDPSTNTTDVSGYCIDVFNAVMEKLPYAVIYDFIPFAKPDGTTAGTYNDLVDQVYLGNYDALAAATTIRANRSLYVDFTLPYTESGVVMVVRTKDYKSQNEWLFLKPLTWDLWLTSSCFFVFIGSVIWVLEHRINEDFRGPPSHQVGTSLWFSFSTMVFAHREIVVSNLARFVVIVWLFVVLILTQSYTASLTSMLTIQQLQPTFSDLNELINKKESVGYPKGSFVCELLLDRGFDKQKIKAYTSPEECDELLTKGTAKGGIAAAIDETPNLRLFLAKYCSKYTIVGPIFKTSGFAFVFPKGSNLVPDVSKAILNLTEGDEMKEIEIKWFGKQATCIDSQFSNKSNRLGLNSFWGLLLIAGLASSLALVVSAVSFLYVHRQTLMTRDTSAWERIRVIFRSFVQKDLTSHTFRNQNVGNAESSAAFSTGQPSPFSLSNHTGPVSPSFSELGTPVAVGQESPACLMPPAC; encoded by the exons ATGGAGTTGAAGAAATCAATCAAccttttttgttctttcttcttccttgtttCTTTCAGCATTCATGTTTCCTTTGTCATTGGACAGAAGACGCAGAATAGAACAATCCCAGTGAATGTTGGTGTAATTCTTGATGACCCTGATTCGGTGAGGGGAAAGGTTCGGTTGAGCTGCATTGAAATGGCCCTCTCGGATTTTTATTCCTCTCACAGTTCCTCTAGAACTAGACTGGTTTTGAGCATTAGGGACTCTAGAAAAGACGTTGTCGATGCAGCTGCTGCAG CTTTGGACCTGATAAAGAATCTTCAAGTGCAAGCAATCATTGGTCCTACATCATCAATGCAAGCAGACTTTGCAATTGATCTCGGAGACAAAGCCAAAGTTCCCATAATCTCATTTTTGGCAACAAATCCTTCCCTCACTTCCATTCAGGGTTCATACTTTTTCCGAGCAGCGCAAAATGATGCCTCTCAAGTGAAAGCCATAACTGCTATCATCCAAGCATTTGGATGGAGAGAAGTGGTGCCCATCTACGTAGACAATGAGTTTGGTGAGGGAATATTACCGTCCTTGGTTGATGCCTTAGATGAAGTTCAAGCTCGTGTGCCCTACCGGAGTGCCATACCTCCAATGGCCACTGATGACCAACTTGCCGCAGAGCTTTACAAGTTAATGACAAAGCAAACCAGGGTCTTCATCGTGCACATGTCGCCCTCTCTTGGTTCTCTTCTTTTCACCAAGGCACAAGAGATCGGTATGATGAATGAAAGCTATGTTTGGATCATGACCAATGGCCTAACAAATCATGTAAGTTCACTAAATTCTTCAATCATCAAGTCAATGCAAGGTGTGTTGGGTGTGAGAACTTATGTACCGAAAACAGAAGAGCTTATCCATTTTAGAGTTCGATGGAAGAGGCAATTCCAACAGAAAAATCCATCCGTGGTTGATGTCGAATTGGATGTTTTTTCAATTTGGGCATATGATGCTGCTGTTGCATTAGCCATGGCAGTTGAAAATGTTGGGACTAGAAACTTTGGCTTTGTAAAGACGAATGCTTCCATCAACTCATCCTCAACAGATCTTATAACTTTCGGGGTCTCTCGAAATGGTCCAAAACTTTTTGAATCCTTATCAAGTACTCACTTTAAAGGCCTTGCAGGAGATTTCAGTTTTGTCAATGGGGAATTACAGTCTTCAGTGTTTGAAATAGTCAATGTGAATGGTGATGGAGCAAGAGAAATTGGTTTTTGGACACCAGAAAGTGGACTCATGAAAAAATTCATAAACCCCACAAACACAAAGAGTGTTGCAAATTCAACTTCTAGATCCAACATGGGATCCATCATATGGCCTGGAGATTCTACCTCTGTTCCAAAAGGATGGGAGATCCCCACGAACGACAGAAAATTGAGAGTGGGAGTTCCGGTGAAGATTGGTTCTCCGGAGTTTGTTAAGGTGGTACGTGATCCTAGTACTAACACAACAGATGTTTCTGGTTACTGCATTGACGTCTTTAATGCTGTCATGGAAAAATTACCATATGCTGTTATTTATGACTTCATTCCCTTTGCAAAACCTGATGGTACAACCGCTGGCACTTACAATGATTTAGTCGACCAAGTTTATCTCGGG AACTATGACGCTTTGGCTGCAGCCACGACAATTAGAGCAAACAGGTCTTTGTATGTAGATTTCACATTGCCATATACCGAATCAGGTGTAGTAATGGTGGTGCGAACGAAAGATTACAAGAGCCAAAATGAATGGCTTTTCTTGAAGCCTTTGACATGGGATCTCTGGCTTACAAGTTCttgcttttttgttttcattggtTCGGTGATATGGGTTCTCGAACACCGCATTAACGAAGATTTTCGTGGCCCTCCCTCACATCAAGTCGGCACAAGCTTGTGGTTCTCCTTCTCAACCATGGTTTTTGCACATC GGGAGATAGTGGTTAGTAACTTGGCTAGGTTTGTGGTGATAGTATGGCTATTTGTAGTGCTAATCCTTACTCAAAGTTACACGGCTAGCCTGACTTCAATGTTAACCATCCAACAACTCCAGCCAACCTTTTCTGATCTAAACGAGCTTATAAACAAGAAGGAGAGTGTGGGATATCCGAAGGGCTCATTTGTCTGCGAACTTTTGCTAGATAGAGGTTTTGATAAACAGAAGATTAAAGCCTATACATCTCCAGAAGAATGTGACGAACTTTTGACGAAAGGGACTGCAAAAGGTGGCATCGCTGCCGCTATTGATGAAACCCCAAACTTGAGGCTTTTTCTTGCAAAATATTGCTCCAAATACACCATCGTTGGGCCAATATTTAAGACATCAGGCTTTGCCTTT GTTTTCCCCAAAGGTTCGAATCTTGTACCTGATGTTTCAAAGGCGATTCTGAACCTGACAGAGGGAGACGAGATGAAAGAAATAGAGATCAAATGGTTCGGGAAACAAGCCACTTGTATAGACTCTCAGTTCTCCAATAAATCCAACAGGCTTGGGCTTAATAGCTTTTGGGGCCTCTTACTCATCGCTGGGCTGGCGTCATCCTTAGCTCTTGTCGTATCTGCAGTCTCCTTCCTGTATGTGCACAGGCAAACCCTAATGACAAGAGATACCTCTGCATGGGAAAGAATTCGGGTCATATTTAGAAGCTTTGTCCAAAAAGATCTCACTTCCCATACTTTTCGAAACCAGAATGTGGGGAATGCGGAGTCCTCAGCAGCCTTCAGCACCGGCCAGCCGAGCCCGTTTAGCCTCTCAAATCACACGGGTCCAGTCTCACCTTCCTTCAGTGAATTAGGTACTCCTGTTGCTGTTGGTCAAGAATCTCCAGCATGTTTAATGCCACCAGCATGTTGa